In a single window of the Desulfofundulus luciae genome:
- the larE gene encoding ATP-dependent sacrificial sulfur transferase LarE: protein MMHAKLTRIYETISSFHGAVVAFSGGVDSTLVLKISKDVLGAHAVAVTVNSSLAVPGELERAGEIAALLGARHVVITGKALEDPEFRLNPPERCYLCKRHVYAAMGELARETGAEVVLDGANADDTGDFRPGLRAAREMGVRSPLLEAGLTKEEVRRLARELELPNWNQPAQPCLATRIPYGELITEEKLQQIARAEQFLSGLGFSSVRVRHHGPVARLELLPEEICRISDVQLREEINRELKRLGFRYVSVDLAGLRSGSLNDLLAPPVTKEVWKKYLIDG, encoded by the coding sequence ATGATGCACGCAAAACTAACCCGCATTTACGAAACAATCTCATCTTTCCACGGTGCGGTAGTGGCTTTCTCGGGAGGCGTAGACAGCACGCTGGTATTGAAAATCTCCAAGGACGTTCTGGGAGCGCATGCGGTGGCCGTTACCGTAAACTCCTCCCTTGCCGTGCCCGGCGAGCTGGAGCGGGCAGGAGAAATTGCCGCCCTTTTGGGCGCGCGACACGTCGTAATCACCGGGAAAGCATTAGAAGATCCCGAATTCCGGCTGAACCCACCCGAGCGCTGTTATCTCTGCAAGCGCCATGTCTATGCCGCCATGGGCGAACTGGCCCGGGAAACGGGGGCAGAGGTGGTTTTAGACGGGGCTAACGCGGACGATACGGGCGACTTTCGCCCGGGTCTGCGGGCCGCCCGGGAGATGGGCGTGCGCAGCCCCTTACTGGAGGCTGGTCTCACCAAAGAGGAAGTTCGCCGCCTGGCCCGGGAACTGGAGCTGCCCAACTGGAACCAGCCCGCCCAGCCCTGCCTGGCTACCCGGATACCTTATGGGGAGTTAATTACTGAAGAAAAATTGCAGCAAATCGCCCGCGCCGAGCAATTCCTTTCCGGACTAGGTTTTTCTTCGGTGCGCGTCCGCCACCACGGGCCGGTGGCCCGGCTGGAGCTGCTGCCGGAAGAAATCTGCCGGATCAGCGATGTCCAGCTGAGGGAAGAAATAAACCGTGAGTTAAAACGCCTTGGGTTTCGCTACGTCAGCGTGGACCTGGCGGGCCTTCGCAGCGGCAGTTTAAACGACCTCCTGGCGCCTCCGGTCACAAAAGAGGTTTGGAAAAAATACCTCATAGATGGGTAA
- a CDS encoding DMT family transporter produces the protein MFFLMLALLAGIFSGMQGPINGGLGSKIGALEAALFNFLTGTFLLAVIVISGGKGNLLLVREAPWWQLTGGLLGAGYVFLMLFTIPRLGAAMALLALITGQMAMGMIADSLGLFGLEQIPVNFYRLAGLILLICSLLLIYKGTGKS, from the coding sequence GGCCGGTATTTTCAGCGGCATGCAGGGTCCCATTAACGGCGGCCTGGGGAGCAAAATTGGTGCCCTGGAAGCTGCGCTTTTCAATTTTCTTACGGGTACCTTCCTTCTTGCCGTCATTGTGATATCGGGGGGAAAAGGCAATCTTTTACTGGTCAGGGAGGCTCCCTGGTGGCAGTTAACGGGTGGACTGCTGGGGGCGGGTTACGTTTTTCTCATGCTTTTTACCATTCCCAGGTTGGGGGCCGCAATGGCCCTGCTGGCTCTGATTACCGGACAAATGGCCATGGGAATGATTGCGGATAGCTTGGGTTTGTTTGGCTTGGAGCAAATACCGGTGAACTTCTACCGCTTAGCCGGTTTAATTCTGCTCATTTGTTCGTTGCTTTTAATCTATAAAGGAACAGGAAAGTCGTAA
- a CDS encoding nucleotidyltransferase domain-containing protein, with amino-acid sequence MHRRFSLPEKERLSIYRLAARLLAKRKEIIFAYAFGSFLEEATFRDIDIGVYLQKETIPREKALEYELSLGAELEQEIHYPVDIKVLNYAPVTLCHSVTGGKVLFSHDDEVLYEWVEKTWDMYLDMQYFLRNSLRDLLSPGQPARVREN; translated from the coding sequence ATGCACAGGCGATTTTCCCTGCCGGAAAAGGAACGGCTGTCGATTTACCGGCTGGCCGCCCGCCTGCTGGCTAAAAGAAAAGAAATTATCTTCGCCTACGCCTTTGGTTCTTTTCTGGAAGAAGCTACCTTCCGGGATATTGACATAGGAGTGTATTTGCAAAAGGAAACCATCCCCCGGGAGAAGGCTCTTGAATACGAACTTTCCCTGGGTGCGGAACTGGAGCAGGAAATACATTACCCGGTGGATATAAAGGTGTTAAATTATGCTCCCGTAACCTTGTGCCATTCGGTTACCGGCGGCAAGGTGCTTTTCAGCCACGACGACGAGGTGCTGTATGAATGGGTGGAAAAGACCTGGGATATGTATCTCGACATGCAATATTTTTTACGCAATTCCCTGCGGGATTTGTTGTCACCGGGGCAACCAGCCCGGGTGAGGGAAAACTAA